The Candidatus Omnitrophota bacterium region ACAATTGAACGCCCTTGTTCTTCAGGGCGGAGCCGCAGAGGATGGGAACATAGCCGCTATGAATCGCCGCGCGGCGGATCGCTTCGCTCAGTTCCACGGTTTCGATATACTCGCCTTCCAAAAATTTATGTAAAATCCGGTCGTCGGCGTCCGCCAATTTCTCTATCAATCGTTCGCGAGCTTCTTCCGCTTTCTCCCGCAGTTCTTCCGGTATATCGGCTTCCTGATAGGTCGTTCCGTAATCGCCGGAATCTTCCAGCCAGAGGCGAGCTCTCATCTGGACGAGATCGACGACGCCCTGGAACGATGACTCGAAGCCGATAGGGATTTGAATAGGCAGCGGTTTGCCGCCCAGCCTATCGGAGACTTGGGCGACGACGCGATCGAAATCCGCTCCCACCCGGTCCATTTTGTTCACGAAAGCAATGCGGGGGATGGAGTAGCGATCCGCCTGGCGCCAAACCGTTTCCGATTGCGGCTCCACGCCGCCAACGGCGCAGAACACGACTACGCAGCCGTCAAGAACGCGTAGAGAACGCTCCACCTCGATGGTAAAATCGACGTGGCCGGGAGTATCGATAAGGTGGATGTGATAGTCCCGCCACTGGCAATAAGTGGCCGCCGAGGTGATGGTGATTCCTCGTTCCTTCTCTTGTTCCATCCAGTCCATTTCGGCGGCGCCGTCGTGGACTTCGCCGATTTTGTGAGTGCGGCCCGTGTAATACAAAATACGCTCGGTGGTCGTCGTCTTACCGGCATCGATATGGGCGGCGATGCCGATGTTGCGAACCAGAGCCAACTTAGTATTTTTCGCGCTCACAGTTTTCATCTTCTCTCATCCAGGACAGGCAAAAAAACGCAGGGTTCATTTGCCCTGCCAGAGACGGATAATACACTTTATCGATCGCGCCAATCACCAGCGGTAATGCGCAAAAGCCTTGTTCGCCTCCGCCATGCGATGGGTATCTTGCTTCTTCTTGATGGCGTTGCCTTGGTTGCTGGCCGCATCGACCAATTCATTAGCCAATTTTTGGATCATCCCCCGTTCGCCTCGGGAACGGGCAGAGGAAATCAGCCAACGGATGGCCAAGGTTTGACGCCGTTCCGAACGCACTTCGACGGGAACCTGGTAGGTAGCGCCGCCCACGCGGCGGGAACGGACTTCCAGGTCCGGTTTGGCGTTTTCCACCGCCGATTTGAAGAGAGCCAAAGGTTCCTGTTTCGTCTTTTTCTGGATTTCATCCATCATGGCGTAAAAAATCTGTTCGGCGAGCGATTTTTTCCCTTTTACCATAAGGTTGTTGATGAATTTGGTCACCAAGACGTTGTTATATACAGGATCGGGGAGGATCAGTCTTTTTACGACTTTTGTTTTTCTGCCCATAATCGTTCCTATTTATATCTTTGAAAGAATAAGATTTACGCTTTCGGTCTTTTCGTTCCGTATTTGGAGCGGCCGCGCTTGCGCTTCTCCACGCCCATCGATTCCAGAACGCCGCGGATAACGTGATAGCGAACGCTAGGAAGGTCTTTAACGCGTCCGCCTCGGATCAGCACGATCGAGTGTTCTTGCAAATTGTGCCCTTCGCCGGGGATGTAAGCGTTGACTTCGACGCCGTTCGTCAACCGCACGCGGGCGACTTTCCGCAGGGCGGAATTCGGTTTTTTGGGGCTCATGGTCCAAACGCGGGTGCAAACGCCGCGCTTTTGCGGACAGCCTTGCATCGCCGGAGCCTTCGATTTCTTCTTTTTGGTCTGCCGCCCTTTTTTAATCAGCTGATTGATAGTTGGCATAGTCTTCCTATTTTCGGCTTTTAACCTCTCCCGATTCCGTTCATGTGAGGATAAACAGGTTTAAAGAGGGATGTCCCAACTGAAAGGCATCCCGCTAGGATGGGAGGACGGATTTTCTTGACACAAGGGTGAAAGAATAATCAGATTCTAACCATTCGTCAAGCCTTTAGAACCTTCTCCGATAAAAATTTATGTTAAATATCCCTAAAAACAGGGGCCAGCGGCCAGTAGCCAGTGGTTAATAAAAGAAATTCAAAGAGTTACGGAACATGCTCCATTAAACCTTTAGAGAAAAAGTAGTAGAGATATCCTGGCTCTTTGTTTTTCCCTTCAAGAGGCTAGAAGCCTCTTCTACTTTGGCGTTTCATAAGAGCATCCCACCCGCGATTCGCGGGCTATATCAGGCAGAAAAAATAGACCCGCGTGGGGAAGGATTTCTCGCTATCGCTCGAAATGACAGAGTCGTAGCACGGGAAAGACCATGATTAACGATTTTTCCCACCGCGCCCGGCATCGCGGCATGTCATTTCGAGGGAGCGCAGCGACCGAGAAATCTTCAACCCTCTCTTTGCCATCTTGGCTCTTTCCCTACAAGAGGCTGGAAGCCTCTTCTACTCTGGCGTTTCATAAGAGTGGTTAGTCAAATAAATTCAAATAGTTACGGAACATGCTCCATTTAGATTTTTCAAAAAATACTTTCGAGAAAATACATCGCTCCTCACATTGGGACGGGAAAAGACCATCCCGTCCCAACGCTAGGAAAAGAAGCGCAAGTCGTAGAATTTTAAAAACTTGGTACTTTATCGAATTCACGCGCCAAGAGGTCTTTATAATAATCCTGATGGTGCCTCCAACCTGTTCCCGCCGGAATCAGGTGTCCCATGATTACGTTCTCTTTTAAGCCTAGGAGGTGATCGGTTTTGCCGCTGATGGCCGCTTGAGTCAAAACGCGGGTCGTTTCCTGGAACGAAGCCGCCGAGATAAACGATTCCGTGCCCAGCGAGGCTTTCGTGATGCCAAGGAGGCGCGGTTTGAACTGGGCGGGCTTGCCGCCTTGCTTCATGACGCGCTCATTTTCTCTGCGAACCATGAAGCGGTCCATATCGTCGTCTTGGAGGAATATCGTATCGCCGGGATCGGTGATCGTTACTTTGCGCATCATTTGGCGGACGATAATTTCGATATGTTTATCGTTGATGCCGACGCCCTGCAGGCGATAAACTTCCTGGACTTCGTTTAAAAGATACTGCTGAGTGACGCGCTCGCCCATGACTTCGAGATATTCATGAGGATCGATGGAGCCATCCACCAGTTTGTCGCCGGTAGAAACCCAGTCGCCGTCGCTGACGATCACGTGTTTGCCGGCGTCGACTTCGTGAGCGGCGAGGATTTCGCCGTCTTTATCGGTGATAAGAATGAGGCGCGTACCTCTTTTCCGCTTCTTTTCCAGTTTCTTTTCCATCGCCTCATCGACTTCTTCGGGTTTGGGAAGCCTTACCCACCCATCGATTTTGGTGATGATGGCCAGATCGCGCTGTTTGGGGCGGCGCGCTTCGAAAAGTTCTTCGACGCGGGGAAGACCGCCGGTCACATCGCGGGAGCGGAAGGTTTCTTTGGGAATCTTGGCCAGAATATCGCCCGCCGAAATATCGTCTCCATCATTGACGACGATATGAGCGCCCGCCGGCAAAGGATGATATTCCGGTTCCTGATTCCGTCTATGAATGATGATGGAGGGATGCTTGTCTTCCCTATGCTCCATAATAATCATTTGGGAAGCGGCGCTGCCTTCCGTCTGTTGGCGGCGCATCGTTACGCCTTCGATGATCTGGTCGAATTTGCATTTGCCGTCTTTGGAAGCAATCTCCGCCTTAAAATAGGGATCCCAGCGGGCGATGACGTTGGCTTCTTCCTTCTTTTCGCCATCCATGAACATCATATTACCCTGGCGGACGACTTCATCGCCGTCGGCTACGGCGATGACGGCGCCGAGAGAAATGCCGGTTACCAATTGGCGGAAATGATCGACCAATTGATCCGTATGGGCCAAGATGAAGCCGGTCAAAACGTCGGATCCATCTTCAGCGGTCAAGATGGAACCGGCGGGGAGAGTAAATTCCTCAATGGCCGCTTCGTTGCGGTCAACGATGGCGATTCGAGGCGTTTTATCGCCGCTATAATCGGAAATGATGGATTTCAAGTTATTGGTAATGGGATCGAGAATCCGTTTGACGGTGACGCCTTCGACGATATCCCGGAAACGCACTTTCCCCTCGCATCCGGCGATGGTGGGCGTTTCGTGAAAAGCCAGGATTTGCCCCACTTTTACGGAGTCACCATCCTTGATCGCCAAACGATGCCCTGGCTGCAAAGAATATGTTGTTGCGCTTTTGCCTTTGGTTACGGCCAATTGCGCATTAACGCATCCCGGCGGAACAATGCGTAGATCGTCTTTTTTCAACAAATCTTTGGCGGCGATATTTTCCAAACTCGCCTTGCCTTCGCTCAGAGCAATCACCGGGACGATCAATGGATTCCAATCGGCGATCTTCTTGCCGGCCGGACAACGATCGCCATCTTTAAAGTAGATAGCTGCGCCTGCGGGAATATTGGGATAGGTTATCAATGCTTTCCCGCGCGAGTTGGTAAGGAGAATGGAACCGCCTCCCCGTACGGCGTAGGATTGCTTGCCAGCGTCGGTGATCTCCAAATTGACGTATTTGACGATCGGATCGCTCTTCGTTCCCAAATCGGGACAGGCAATGCCGGAACGAAGCAGGATGGGCCGTCCGATATTATTCACCGAAATCAGCTCCCCATGCCGGTTGGCGACCAACCGGAGGTTGACATATTTCACAATGCCGGACTCGCCGTCGCGCAAACCGCCCAACCCGTCATCGTTGCGGCGAATGCGGATTTCCGATTCTTCCAGGATGCGGCTGGTGGTTCCGCCGATGTGGAATGTGCGCAATGTCAGCTGCGTACCCGGCTCGCCGATGGACTGAGCCGCCACGATGCCTATGGCCTCGCCGATTCCCACTTTCTTCTTGCGCGCCAGATCGCGTCCGTAACATTTGGCGCAAACGCCGCGAGGGGATTCGCAGGCTACGACGGAACGAATCTGGACTTTCTCGATGCCGCATTTTCCGATGACATTGGAGGCGTCTTCATCAATTTCGTCTCCGCGCTTAACGATAATGTTGCCCGTTAACGGATTGACGATGTCTTCCGCCGCCGTCCGGCCCAGAACGCGGTCTTCCAAGGCCTCGATCACTTGATCGCCTTCTTTGATCTCGGCAATTTCCAGTCCG contains the following coding sequences:
- the rpsG gene encoding 30S ribosomal protein S7 encodes the protein MGRKTKVVKRLILPDPVYNNVLVTKFINNLMVKGKKSLAEQIFYAMMDEIQKKTKQEPLALFKSAVENAKPDLEVRSRRVGGATYQVPVEVRSERRQTLAIRWLISSARSRGERGMIQKLANELVDAASNQGNAIKKKQDTHRMAEANKAFAHYRW
- the rpsL gene encoding 30S ribosomal protein S12 — its product is MPTINQLIKKGRQTKKKKSKAPAMQGCPQKRGVCTRVWTMSPKKPNSALRKVARVRLTNGVEVNAYIPGEGHNLQEHSIVLIRGGRVKDLPSVRYHVIRGVLESMGVEKRKRGRSKYGTKRPKA
- the rpoC gene encoding DNA-directed RNA polymerase subunit beta', with translation MWKSLQTPAAKRREDEIRDINRVRSIRITLAAPEQIRSWSYGEVKNPETIDYKTYKPKTDGLFCERIFGPTRDYECACGKFKGIKHRGVVCDRCGVEVTQSKVRRSRLGHIELEMPVAHIWFAKGVPSLMALFLDMSLKTLERVLYYEEYIILDPGSTGLNYMDVISEREFVRLREEYGTDFRVSMGAEAIKEILIDLDLEKLANELRTEIREGKSKQRIKRSIKRLKVVQDFRGSSNKPEWMIMEALPVIPPDLRPLVPLDGGRFATSDLNDLYRRVINRNNRLRRLKEVRAPEVIIRNEKRMLQEAVDALMDNGRRGRPVKGSNNRPLKSLSDMLKGKQGRFRQNLLGKRVDYSGRSVIVCGPELKFNQCGLPKQMALELFEPFIIRRLEELDEVTTIRSAKRKIERGDPEVFDVLEEVIQNHPVLLNRAPTLHRMGMQAFQPKLVEGKAIRLHPMTCTAFNADFDGDQMAVHVPLSSEAQAECNNLMLAMHNILSPADGKPISTPSQDIVLGCYFLTKIRNPIYSDSPRRFTDEREAIIAYDHGSIGLQDEVEVRISGTRLRTTVGRIMFNDILPIRLRFTNRVMDKKSLSALVLDCYNNYGEERTAQFLDELKALGYYYAKLGGISISLNDMVVPKKKKDLIDDARKDVQVIMDQYEKGAITDIERYNKVIDRWIHTTDAVAESMMQELQQDNQGFNPIYIMADSGARGSKQQIRQLAGMRGLMSKPMKKLTGGIGEIIESPIESNFKEGLTVLEYFISTHGARKGLADTALKTAEAGYLTRRLVDVAQDVIVTEEDCGTLNGLEIAEIKEGDQVIEALEDRVLGRTAAEDIVNPLTGNIIVKRGDEIDEDASNVIGKCGIEKVQIRSVVACESPRGVCAKCYGRDLARKKKVGIGEAIGIVAAQSIGEPGTQLTLRTFHIGGTTSRILEESEIRIRRNDDGLGGLRDGESGIVKYVNLRLVANRHGELISVNNIGRPILLRSGIACPDLGTKSDPIVKYVNLEITDAGKQSYAVRGGGSILLTNSRGKALITYPNIPAGAAIYFKDGDRCPAGKKIADWNPLIVPVIALSEGKASLENIAAKDLLKKDDLRIVPPGCVNAQLAVTKGKSATTYSLQPGHRLAIKDGDSVKVGQILAFHETPTIAGCEGKVRFRDIVEGVTVKRILDPITNNLKSIISDYSGDKTPRIAIVDRNEAAIEEFTLPAGSILTAEDGSDVLTGFILAHTDQLVDHFRQLVTGISLGAVIAVADGDEVVRQGNMMFMDGEKKEEANVIARWDPYFKAEIASKDGKCKFDQIIEGVTMRRQQTEGSAASQMIIMEHREDKHPSIIIHRRNQEPEYHPLPAGAHIVVNDGDDISAGDILAKIPKETFRSRDVTGGLPRVEELFEARRPKQRDLAIITKIDGWVRLPKPEEVDEAMEKKLEKKRKRGTRLILITDKDGEILAAHEVDAGKHVIVSDGDWVSTGDKLVDGSIDPHEYLEVMGERVTQQYLLNEVQEVYRLQGVGINDKHIEIIVRQMMRKVTITDPGDTIFLQDDDMDRFMVRRENERVMKQGGKPAQFKPRLLGITKASLGTESFISAASFQETTRVLTQAAISGKTDHLLGLKENVIMGHLIPAGTGWRHHQDYYKDLLAREFDKVPSF